AGAAGTGACTCTACCCGAACCTTTTTGGAAGCAAAAGATATTAGCACCAAGATTTTTATTTACCCAAGATATTTCCGTGAGAATAGAGCGTTTAGTAAGAGAATATGGACATTTTGGGGTAGAGGAATTAGCAGGTAAAATAGATAAGATACAAAAAAAAATGGGAAATGATGCTGTTGCAAAAGCAAAGTATCATCTACTCAGAGGGGAAATGCACAAGGTAGCAGAGGTTTTACTATGGTATTACGATAAGGCATATTCTCAATCTTTACAAAAATATGAATCTCATATTGTTGCTCGGTATAGTGGTAGTAATGAGGATTTTTCATCTCTAGCCTTAGATATTCAAAAGATAATTCTTTGAAATAACAGAGCATTGGGTTATACTTTTATATTTAATTTGTAGAGGTGCTGATAGTACCCTTCTTGTTTCATAAGCGATTCGTGAGTTCCTTCTTCTTTTATACATCCCTTATCTAATACAATAATCTTATGAGCATTTTGAATGGTAGAAAGCCGATGAGCAATAACTATGGCAGTTCTGCCTTTCATCAATTTGAATATAGCGTTTTGTATCAATTGCTCTGTTTCTGTATCTATTGATGAGGTTGCTTCGTCTAAAATAATAATTTGAGGATTATAAACAAGGGCTCTGACGAAAGAGATAAGTTGTCTCTGTCCTACAGACAGGGTGACTCCTCTTTCCATAACATCATAATCCAGCCCACCAGGGAGTTTTTCAATAAATTCACTTGCTCCCACGAGTTCACAAGCCTCCCATACCTCTTCTCTCTTAATACTCTTGTCTCCCAAAGTAATATTATAATAAATACTCCCCGAAAACAAAAATACATCTTGCAGAACCAAGCCTATATGCCTGCGGAGTGATTCTAATTTGTAGTTTCTTATATCTTTTCCATCCAAAAAAATAGTTCCTTTATTTATTTCATAAAAGCGGTTGAGAAGATTTATAATTGAAGATTTTCCCGCACCTGTAGCGCCCACAATAGCAATGGTTTCACCGCTCTTTATTTGTATATTAATATCTTTCAATACATATTCATCATTATTATAAGCAAAAGATACATTTCTAAACTCTATTATTCCACGTATGTTTTGGATATCTTCAGTTCCGTTATCCATTACGTCTTCCTTATTATCTATGAGGTCTAAAATTCTTTTCGTGCTTACAATTCCCATTTGTAGTGTATTGAATCTATCTGCAATCATACGTACGGGGCGAAAAAACATTTGTATATACATTATAAAAGAAATCAAAACTCCAATAGTAAGTTCATTATCTATAACATTTCTTGCTCCGTACCAAACAATAAGACCTATGCCCATTGCCTGAATTACCTCTGCTACGGGGAAATATATGGAATAATAAAGGACGGATTTAATATTTGCTCGTTTATGTTCTCCGTTTATTTTTTGGAATTTATGAAATTCTCTTGCTTCACTATTAAAAATCTGCACTATACCCATGCCCGTAATATGTTCTTGCACAAAAGAGTTGAGGTTGGCAACAGCAGTTCGGACTTCATTGAAAGATTTTTTAACTTTTTCTTTAAATATATAGGTACTGAGAATCATAAGAGGGAACAGAGAGAGACAAACCAGGGTCATTTTCCAACTGATGACAAACATTATTATCAAAATAACTATTATCTGCAATAAATCTCCTACTATTGCTGCAATTCCTTCACTAAAAACATCGGAAAGCGTCTCTACATCGGATACATTTCGGGTAACAATACGTCCAATAGGGGTCTTATCAAAAAACTTTAAACGAAATGTTTGTAAATGATAGAATACTTTCATACGCATATCGTGGATAATACTTTGTCCTATCCAACCTGATATATAAGTATGATAATATTGCATAATAGTGGAAACTATAAGAAGGAATATCAAAAAAATAGTCACTATGAGGAGTTCTTCATAATCCCCTTTTACCAAAGGAACGTCTAGAATATATTGAATAATAATAGGTCTTACAGGCACTATAAATGCTAAAGACACTGTTAAAAAAACTAAAAAATAGAATTTTTTTTTATAAGGTTTGATAAATGTAAAAAGTCGTTTTAAAACCTTCGTATCTATAACCTTTCCGCTCACT
Above is a window of Chitinophagaceae bacterium DNA encoding:
- a CDS encoding ABC transporter ATP-binding protein → MEKETVSGKVIDTKVLKRLFTFIKPYKKKFYFLVFLTVSLAFIVPVRPIIIQYILDVPLVKGDYEELLIVTIFLIFLLIVSTIMQYYHTYISGWIGQSIIHDMRMKVFYHLQTFRLKFFDKTPIGRIVTRNVSDVETLSDVFSEGIAAIVGDLLQIIVILIIMFVISWKMTLVCLSLFPLMILSTYIFKEKVKKSFNEVRTAVANLNSFVQEHITGMGIVQIFNSEAREFHKFQKINGEHKRANIKSVLYYSIYFPVAEVIQAMGIGLIVWYGARNVIDNELTIGVLISFIMYIQMFFRPVRMIADRFNTLQMGIVSTKRILDLIDNKEDVMDNGTEDIQNIRGIIEFRNVSFAYNNDEYVLKDINIQIKSGETIAIVGATGAGKSSIINLLNRFYEINKGTIFLDGKDIRNYKLESLRRHIGLVLQDVFLFSGSIYYNITLGDKSIKREEVWEACELVGASEFIEKLPGGLDYDVMERGVTLSVGQRQLISFVRALVYNPQIIILDEATSSIDTETEQLIQNAIFKLMKGRTAIVIAHRLSTIQNAHKIIVLDKGCIKEEGTHESLMKQEGYYQHLYKLNIKV